The Centroberyx gerrardi isolate f3 chromosome 7, fCenGer3.hap1.cur.20231027, whole genome shotgun sequence genome contains a region encoding:
- the LOC144539444 gene encoding uncharacterized protein LOC144539444, whose translation MCRSKDKAKRPPSQKSVSPEAGHGSPVHPHSAKSQRSRSASSSSVRDWPVSPLGSASQSSFTQALAPADSDLCQEEEPVTNL comes from the exons ATGTGCAGGAGTAAAGACAAAGCCAAGCGCCCCCCGTCCCAGAAGTCTGTGAGTCCTGAGGCCGGACATGGATCTCCTGTTCACCCCCACAGTGCCAAGAGCCAGCGCAGCCGctcag CCTCCAGCAGCTCGGTGCGGGACTGGCCGGTGTCCCCTCTCGGCTCTGCGTCCCAGAGCTCCTTCACCCAGGCTTTGGCCCCGGCAGACAGCGACCTGTGCCAGGAGGAGGAGCCCGTCACCAACCTGTAG